A genomic stretch from Limnobacter thiooxidans includes:
- a CDS encoding phosphomannomutase/phosphoglucomutase, which produces MTISSSIFKAYDIRGIVDDTLTEDAAYCVGRALGQLALSRGKNEAVVGRDGRLSGPRLCGALADGFRDAGVNVVDVGMVATPLVYFATFLLGNGTGVQVTGSHNPPQYNGLKMMVAGETLYGDTIQGLLKWIQTEKPVRGVVAGVERGTYRELNVWPDYLANILGHIKLARPMKIAVDCGNGVAGAFAKTLYEALGCEVTELFCEVDGTFPNHHPDPAHPENLQDLIACVKNGDAEIGLAFDGDGDRLGVVTKDGEIIYPDRQLILFARDVIARNPGAMVIYDVKCTRHVAKAVKAAGGEPLMWKTGHSLIKAKLKETGAPLAGEMSGHVFFKERWFGFDDGLYAGVRLLEILSRGSDPSAELNALPNSSSTPELQLQTAEGVNFEIVKRLQLEGKFPSSESVNTIDGVRAEYADGFGLARPSNTTPVVVMRFEADTDEALARIQGEFKAAILAVSPDVDLPF; this is translated from the coding sequence ATGACTATTTCTTCTTCTATTTTTAAAGCGTATGACATCCGCGGTATCGTGGACGACACATTGACCGAAGACGCCGCTTACTGCGTCGGCCGCGCACTGGGGCAACTGGCGTTGAGCCGTGGCAAGAATGAAGCAGTGGTTGGACGAGACGGCCGCCTGAGTGGACCGCGCCTGTGTGGCGCGCTGGCCGATGGTTTCCGCGATGCAGGTGTGAATGTGGTGGATGTGGGCATGGTGGCCACGCCGCTAGTGTATTTCGCGACCTTCCTGCTGGGCAATGGTACGGGTGTACAGGTTACTGGCAGCCACAACCCACCCCAGTACAATGGTTTAAAAATGATGGTGGCTGGTGAAACGCTGTATGGCGACACCATTCAGGGTTTGTTGAAATGGATTCAAACCGAAAAGCCTGTGCGTGGTGTGGTAGCCGGCGTGGAGCGGGGCACCTACCGTGAACTGAATGTGTGGCCTGACTACTTGGCCAACATTCTTGGCCACATCAAGCTGGCGCGCCCCATGAAAATTGCCGTGGATTGTGGCAATGGTGTGGCGGGCGCATTCGCCAAAACCCTGTACGAAGCCTTGGGTTGTGAAGTCACCGAACTGTTCTGTGAAGTCGATGGCACTTTCCCCAACCACCATCCCGACCCGGCCCACCCCGAGAATCTGCAGGACCTGATCGCCTGTGTGAAAAACGGCGATGCCGAAATTGGCTTGGCCTTTGACGGCGATGGCGACCGCTTGGGCGTGGTCACCAAGGATGGTGAAATTATTTACCCCGACCGCCAACTGATTTTGTTTGCGCGTGATGTGATTGCGCGCAACCCGGGCGCCATGGTGATTTACGACGTGAAGTGCACCCGCCATGTGGCCAAAGCGGTCAAGGCCGCAGGCGGCGAACCACTGATGTGGAAAACAGGCCATTCACTGATCAAGGCTAAGTTGAAGGAAACAGGCGCACCTTTGGCTGGTGAAATGAGCGGCCACGTGTTTTTCAAGGAACGCTGGTTTGGTTTTGACGATGGCTTGTACGCCGGTGTCCGTTTGCTTGAAATTTTGTCGCGTGGCAGTGACCCAAGTGCTGAACTGAATGCATTGCCGAATTCATCCAGCACGCCTGAGTTGCAGTTGCAAACAGCGGAAGGCGTGAACTTCGAGATCGTGAAACGTCTACAGCTTGAGGGCAAATTCCCCAGCTCTGAATCAGTCAACACCATCGATGGCGTGCGCGCCGAATACGCGGACGGGTTTGGCCTGGCCCGCCCGTCGAACACAACACCTGTGGTCGTTATGCGTTTTGAGGCGGATACCGATGAGGCACTGGCGCGAATTCAAGGTGAATTCAAGGCTGCCATTCTGGCCGTGTCCCCCGATGTGGATTTGCCATTCTAA
- a CDS encoding symmetrical bis(5'-nucleosyl)-tetraphosphatase — MLGLDFKMANYVIGDVQGCLDSLLELLDAVRFEPTTDVLWFAGDLVNRGPRSLDTLRFIKGLGAQAHTVLGNHDLHLLALWCNSGRSHESDTIAEVVSAPDGEELVNWLRSQPLALALPGPQQALLVHAGILAQWSLEEALALSAEVQQMMSGPDWKDFMAQLYGNKPNRWDPALQGFDRLRLIVNVFTRMRMVRDDGKIDFKYKLEPADAPPDLKAWFEVQREFQHEGPIVFGHWSTLGKLKNKAGYCLDTGCVWGGQLTALRLEDEAIIQVNAVEPPLPTIP; from the coding sequence ATGTTGGGATTAGATTTCAAAATGGCCAACTATGTGATTGGCGACGTTCAGGGCTGCCTGGACTCCCTACTTGAATTGCTGGACGCAGTGCGCTTTGAGCCCACAACCGATGTGCTGTGGTTTGCAGGCGACCTCGTCAACCGTGGCCCGCGCTCACTTGACACACTGCGTTTTATAAAAGGTCTTGGTGCACAGGCCCACACTGTATTGGGCAACCACGACCTGCATTTGCTGGCCTTGTGGTGCAACAGTGGGCGCAGCCATGAATCAGACACCATTGCCGAAGTGGTCAGCGCACCTGATGGCGAAGAACTGGTGAACTGGCTGCGGTCTCAACCCCTGGCCCTGGCGTTACCCGGCCCTCAACAGGCCTTGCTTGTGCACGCCGGAATACTGGCTCAGTGGTCCCTCGAGGAGGCGTTGGCATTGTCCGCGGAAGTACAACAGATGATGTCTGGCCCTGACTGGAAAGATTTCATGGCGCAGTTGTATGGCAACAAACCCAACCGTTGGGACCCTGCCCTGCAAGGCTTCGACCGCTTGCGTTTGATTGTGAACGTGTTCACTCGCATGCGCATGGTTCGCGATGACGGAAAAATAGATTTCAAATACAAGCTTGAACCCGCAGATGCCCCACCCGATTTGAAAGCCTGGTTTGAAGTACAGCGGGAATTTCAACACGAAGGCCCGATTGTGTTTGGGCATTGGTCCACCTTGGGCAAGCTGAAAAACAAGGCAGGTTATTGCCTGGACACAGGCTGCGTGTGGGGCGGGCAGTTGAC
- a CDS encoding efflux RND transporter permease subunit produces MKLSDFSIKNYQFTLVIFFLLSAIGISAYQNIPRTEDPYFDISAFRINVLYPGADPREMEQQVAKPIEDALRSLDDLKEMLSTSRNSGGVVFVRFNAEVDVDKKFDEVNRELNSIRDKLPAGIQKLEIERINPGFTNIIQYSLVSETASYADLANYAEDLSEAFERISSVRESESRAYPEQQVRVTLNFKKLAELGIQASDVARVIEGESLNIPGGPVEQGGRLLNVQTSGQYRSVEEIRNTVIAGTGAGGELGGRLIRVGDIADVQWDYENQEVMARFNGQRAVFVTANQKDERNIFVTQKALEETANEFEKTLPPNIKLERGFEQYKNVEQRIDRLTFDFALAVMLVLITLLPLGLRAAGIVMVSVPLSLLTGLACMYYAGFSLNQLSIAGLVVALGLLVDDSIVVIENIARYLRMGHSRVEAAKLATRQISLAVVGCTATLLFAFLPLLMLPDNAGKFIRSLPVAVVFTVIASLFVALTIIPFLASRVLKKDENEHGNIVLQKLMGLIDRIYTPLLHRALQTPKTVVAASLVLFVASLGLAPLMGMSLFPKANTPQFVIEVSLPPGSSLTATDSVIKQVEDKLTRFDEITAVMATVGQGNPQIYYNVFQQDKQSNVGELFVQLKAYDDDTPKLLDDIRHELKQIPGANLIVREFENGPPVDAPIGIRLVGPEIETLRDLSAQVERIMLNNPGTQNVDNPQRTGRSDLRLKVNFEKAGLLGVNSAQLDQAVRLAIAGKFAGEIRQSDGDAYTISVRGPAGERSSLDALDDFHVISRNGQAVPLTQLTTLELDSNINSIYRFDRERAVLLTAYTRTGYNTEKVSQEIARQIDEMGLPTGYRYKMAGEVKSREESFAGFGTAILITVFGILAILVLEFGSFRSTLIVLFVIPLGVTGGMVTLFLTGNSLSFTAVIGFIALIGIEIKNSILLVDFTNQLREEGKELDESIEEAGRIRFLPILLTSATAVGGLLPLALQGGGLYSPMAWVIIGGLISSTFIGRLVTPVLYKLLPPDLQAK; encoded by the coding sequence ATGAAACTGTCTGACTTCTCCATCAAGAATTACCAGTTTACGCTGGTGATTTTTTTCCTGCTAAGCGCCATCGGCATCAGCGCCTACCAGAACATTCCAAGAACGGAAGACCCCTACTTCGACATCAGCGCATTTCGAATCAACGTTCTGTATCCAGGAGCCGATCCGCGTGAAATGGAACAGCAAGTCGCCAAGCCCATTGAAGATGCACTTCGAAGCCTGGACGACTTGAAGGAAATGCTGTCAACGTCGCGTAACAGCGGTGGCGTGGTATTTGTCCGCTTCAATGCAGAGGTGGATGTCGACAAGAAATTTGACGAAGTGAATCGCGAGCTGAACAGCATTCGTGACAAGCTGCCCGCGGGCATACAAAAGCTGGAAATCGAACGGATCAACCCCGGCTTTACCAACATCATTCAATACTCGCTGGTGTCGGAAACTGCCAGCTATGCCGATTTGGCCAACTACGCAGAAGACTTGTCAGAAGCATTTGAACGCATTTCATCGGTGCGCGAAAGCGAAAGCAGGGCTTATCCGGAACAACAGGTTCGCGTCACCCTGAACTTCAAAAAGCTGGCTGAACTGGGTATTCAAGCCAGTGACGTGGCCCGTGTCATAGAAGGTGAGTCATTGAACATACCCGGTGGCCCGGTGGAGCAAGGCGGCCGCCTGTTGAATGTGCAAACGTCCGGGCAATACCGCAGCGTGGAAGAAATTCGAAACACTGTGATTGCCGGTACCGGCGCAGGGGGTGAACTGGGTGGTCGGCTGATCCGTGTCGGCGACATTGCCGATGTTCAATGGGACTATGAAAACCAGGAAGTGATGGCCCGCTTCAATGGCCAGCGTGCCGTGTTTGTCACAGCCAACCAGAAAGACGAACGCAATATTTTCGTGACCCAAAAAGCACTGGAAGAAACGGCCAATGAGTTTGAAAAAACACTGCCCCCCAACATCAAACTGGAACGGGGCTTTGAACAATACAAAAACGTTGAACAACGCATTGACCGCCTGACTTTCGACTTTGCACTGGCTGTGATGCTGGTGTTGATCACCCTGCTGCCCTTGGGCTTGCGCGCGGCTGGCATTGTGATGGTATCGGTTCCCCTGTCACTGCTGACAGGTCTTGCCTGCATGTATTACGCAGGCTTTTCCTTGAACCAGCTTTCAATTGCAGGCCTTGTGGTGGCGCTTGGTTTGCTGGTCGACGATTCGATTGTGGTGATTGAAAACATTGCCCGCTACCTGCGCATGGGGCACAGCCGGGTTGAGGCAGCCAAGTTGGCGACACGGCAAATTTCACTGGCCGTGGTCGGTTGTACCGCCACCTTGCTGTTTGCATTCCTGCCCCTGCTGATGCTGCCTGACAACGCCGGAAAATTCATTCGCTCCCTGCCAGTTGCGGTGGTCTTCACCGTGATCGCCTCGCTGTTTGTGGCGCTGACCATCATTCCATTTCTGGCCAGTCGTGTACTGAAAAAAGACGAGAACGAGCATGGCAACATCGTGCTTCAAAAGCTGATGGGGCTGATCGACAGAATTTACACGCCCCTGTTGCACCGCGCCTTGCAAACACCGAAAACTGTCGTGGCCGCGTCCTTGGTGCTGTTTGTAGCAAGCCTGGGTTTGGCACCCTTGATGGGCATGTCACTGTTTCCCAAAGCGAACACACCGCAGTTTGTGATCGAGGTGAGCTTACCCCCTGGCTCCAGCCTGACAGCCACCGACAGCGTGATAAAACAGGTTGAAGACAAGTTGACCAGGTTCGATGAAATTACTGCGGTCATGGCCACGGTTGGCCAAGGCAATCCGCAAATTTATTACAACGTGTTTCAACAGGACAAACAATCCAACGTGGGTGAATTGTTTGTTCAACTCAAGGCTTATGACGACGACACGCCGAAACTTCTGGATGACATTCGTCATGAATTGAAACAGATTCCCGGGGCCAATCTGATTGTCCGCGAATTTGAAAATGGCCCGCCAGTGGATGCACCCATCGGCATTCGTTTGGTTGGCCCTGAAATTGAAACCCTGCGAGACCTTTCCGCACAGGTTGAACGCATCATGCTGAACAACCCCGGCACCCAGAACGTGGACAACCCGCAGCGCACGGGCCGCAGCGACCTGCGCTTGAAGGTGAATTTCGAGAAGGCTGGTTTGTTGGGCGTGAATTCCGCACAATTGGACCAGGCTGTTCGACTGGCCATTGCAGGCAAGTTTGCGGGCGAAATTCGCCAAAGCGATGGCGATGCCTACACCATCAGCGTACGTGGTCCTGCTGGTGAACGCAGCAGCCTGGACGCACTGGACGATTTCCATGTCATTTCACGCAATGGCCAGGCTGTGCCACTGACCCAACTCACCACGCTGGAACTGGACAGCAACATCAACAGCATCTATCGCTTTGACCGGGAACGTGCTGTGTTGCTGACCGCCTACACCCGCACCGGCTACAACACTGAAAAAGTCAGCCAGGAAATTGCGCGACAAATTGACGAAATGGGTCTGCCCACGGGTTACCGCTACAAAATGGCGGGCGAAGTCAAAAGTCGTGAAGAAAGTTTTGCTGGTTTCGGTACCGCCATCCTGATCACGGTGTTCGGCATTCTCGCCATTCTGGTGCTTGAATTTGGCAGTTTCAGAAGCACGTTGATTGTGCTGTTCGTGATTCCCCTCGGTGTCACCGGTGGCATGGTGACCTTGTTCCTCACGGGCAATTCGCTCAGCTTTACAGCGGTTATCGGTTTCATCGCGCTGATCGGGATTGAAATCAAAAACTCGATTTTGCTGGTGGACTTCACCAATCAACTGCGTGAAGAAGGCAAAGAGCTGGATGAATCCATCGAAGAAGCAGGACGCATCCGCTTCCTTCCGATTTTGCTGACCAGTGCCACCGCCGTGGGTGGTCTGTTGCCACTGGCGCTGCAAGGGGGTGGGCTTTACTCACCAATGGCTTGGGTCATTATTGGCGGGTTGATTTCATCGACTTTCATTGGCAGGCTTGTTACCCCCGTGTTGTACAAACTGTTGCCACCCGACCTTCAGGCCAAATAA
- the queE gene encoding 7-carboxy-7-deazaguanine synthase has product MSTYTVKEMFYTLQGEGAQAGRAAVFCRFAGCNLWSGREEDRATAVCKFCDTDFVGTNGVGGGKFKDAGSLAQAIADTFKGDSVHAKPYVVFTGGEPVLQLDAALIDAVHSHGFEIAVETNGTLPVPTGVDWICVSPKFGSELVQTRGNEMKVVVPQLGQNLEALSRLDFDHCFVQAMDHADPATKARNLQAAIQTCLKNPKWRLSVQTHKVIGMP; this is encoded by the coding sequence GTGAGCACTTACACCGTCAAAGAAATGTTTTACACCTTGCAAGGCGAAGGCGCACAGGCCGGTCGGGCTGCCGTGTTTTGCCGGTTTGCGGGTTGCAACCTGTGGTCGGGGCGGGAAGAAGATCGCGCCACCGCGGTTTGCAAATTCTGCGACACCGATTTCGTTGGTACCAATGGCGTGGGTGGCGGTAAATTCAAGGACGCTGGCAGCCTCGCACAGGCTATTGCGGACACGTTCAAAGGCGATTCAGTTCACGCCAAGCCCTATGTCGTATTCACCGGGGGGGAACCTGTTTTGCAACTGGATGCGGCATTGATTGATGCAGTACATTCGCACGGGTTCGAGATTGCAGTGGAAACCAATGGCACCTTGCCTGTGCCAACTGGAGTGGACTGGATTTGTGTCAGCCCCAAATTTGGCAGTGAACTGGTTCAAACCCGCGGTAACGAAATGAAGGTGGTCGTGCCGCAACTGGGCCAGAACCTGGAAGCACTCAGCCGACTGGATTTTGATCATTGTTTTGTGCAGGCCATGGACCATGCAGACCCGGCAACCAAAGCCAGGAATCTGCAGGCCGCCATTCAAACTTGCCTGAAAAACCCCAAGTGGCGTTTGAGTGTACAAACCCACAAAGTCATTGGAATGCCATGA
- a CDS encoding DUF1415 domain-containing protein: protein MMDLRDDEVIAATRRWVEQVVVAFNLCPFAKRELVKERVRFVVSKADSEPELLDELAHELALLNVQPDVETTLLIHPQLLQDFYQYNDFLEVADELLVDMDLEGVYQVASFHPDYQFGGTEPEDAENYTNRSPFPMLHLLREDSLTVAIDSYPEVDLIPERNIECMNEQGVEKLRALLKACLKPDAGN, encoded by the coding sequence ATGATGGACCTAAGAGACGACGAGGTCATTGCCGCCACCCGCCGTTGGGTGGAGCAGGTGGTTGTGGCCTTTAACCTGTGCCCCTTTGCCAAACGCGAGCTGGTCAAGGAGCGTGTGCGTTTTGTGGTCAGCAAGGCTGACAGTGAACCCGAGTTACTGGATGAACTTGCTCACGAGTTGGCGCTGCTGAATGTGCAGCCTGACGTGGAAACAACGTTGTTGATTCATCCGCAGTTGTTGCAGGATTTTTACCAGTACAACGACTTTCTGGAAGTTGCAGATGAATTGCTGGTCGACATGGACCTGGAAGGTGTTTACCAGGTGGCCAGTTTCCACCCGGACTACCAGTTCGGCGGAACGGAACCTGAAGATGCCGAGAACTACACCAACCGTTCGCCATTTCCCATGTTGCACCTGTTGCGGGAAGACAGTTTGACCGTTGCGATTGACAGCTACCCCGAGGTCGATTTGATTCCCGAGCGCAACATTGAATGCATGAACGAGCAGGGCGTTGAGAAGTTGCGTGCCCTATTGAAAGCTTGCTTGAAGCCTGACGCCGGGAATTAA
- a CDS encoding pseudouridine synthase: MLDPFEPQRLSKIMAAKGLCSRREADFLIENGWVRVNGKVVDELGAKVLPTVTIDLDARAKNVLSKQVTILYHKPIGVVSGQPEGRYKAAMECLGLENQADRKTSTPFQPAMLKGLAPAGRLDIDSTGLLVLTQDGRIAKQLIDANSTVDKEYLVRVEGELNDRGLEMLRYGISLDGEALKPAQVSWQNEDQLRFILNEGKKRQIRRMCEIVGLRVVGLKRVRIGRVMLGDLPVGQWRLLTPEERF, from the coding sequence ATGCTCGATCCGTTTGAGCCACAACGCCTGAGCAAGATCATGGCTGCCAAGGGATTGTGTTCGCGCCGTGAAGCAGACTTTCTGATTGAAAACGGCTGGGTCCGCGTGAACGGCAAGGTGGTCGACGAACTGGGTGCCAAAGTGCTGCCCACCGTCACCATTGACCTGGATGCCCGCGCCAAGAATGTGCTGAGCAAGCAGGTCACCATTTTGTACCACAAGCCCATTGGTGTGGTTTCTGGCCAGCCCGAGGGGCGCTACAAGGCTGCGATGGAATGTTTGGGCCTGGAAAACCAGGCTGACCGAAAAACCTCCACGCCCTTTCAGCCCGCCATGTTGAAGGGCTTGGCACCCGCGGGGCGGCTGGACATTGATTCAACAGGCTTGCTGGTGTTGACCCAAGACGGCCGCATTGCCAAACAACTGATCGATGCCAATTCCACCGTGGACAAGGAATACCTGGTTCGTGTTGAAGGCGAACTGAACGACCGGGGCCTAGAGATGTTGCGTTATGGCATCAGCCTCGATGGTGAAGCCTTGAAACCAGCGCAGGTCAGCTGGCAAAACGAAGACCAGCTTCGGTTCATCTTGAACGAAGGCAAAAAACGCCAGATTCGTCGCATGTGTGAAATCGTGGGCTTGCGGGTTGTGGGCCTTAAGCGGGTGCGAATTGGCCGCGTGATGCTGGGCGACCTACCCGTGGGTCAATGGCGCTTGCTAACCCCGGAAGAACGGTTCTAA
- a CDS encoding 6-pyruvoyl trahydropterin synthase family protein, translating to MKVFKQFTFDVAHQLPDWPGLHGHSYTAEVWFEGPATDGYVVPESLLSEQVEAVRERLDHSYLNEYIELPTSENIARWIWDQLRPKGPLIRVRVFRGSIGFGVEMDLDDAKAEGRA from the coding sequence ATGAAAGTCTTCAAACAGTTCACCTTCGACGTTGCGCACCAGTTGCCGGATTGGCCTGGCTTGCATGGCCACAGTTACACCGCTGAGGTGTGGTTCGAAGGTCCCGCCACAGACGGCTATGTAGTGCCTGAAAGCCTGCTTAGTGAACAGGTTGAGGCGGTTCGAGAGCGCCTGGACCACTCGTACTTGAATGAATACATTGAATTGCCTACCTCCGAGAATATTGCGAGGTGGATCTGGGACCAATTGCGGCCGAAGGGTCCATTGATACGCGTGCGGGTGTTTCGTGGTTCGATCGGGTTTGGGGTCGAGATGGACCTGGACGATGCTAAAGCCGAAGGCCGAGCTTGA
- a CDS encoding putative bifunctional diguanylate cyclase/phosphodiesterase, whose amino-acid sequence MSLSNVLDDPMVNELLESDSVRHAIVGHFGEELSLVAASKFFRQHVGFKSGSELLVNRYGMSVYRALSNALLKNQGWTGHVKVRSQWFRLQMLAHSGFGILCEQDAAEHKGLAGEQIIAKVGPALSTNNKSMPASVLLVVDDKGTIRNTSPSLEEFLGQSSEQLRQVDAANLVFRTDVGQFKRLLDQVKYQTTSADGSFRLRNIHNDVVYFDWTAACSGGDVMLIGRSSNIHLEEALVKSEERINNILESMDDAFFAIDMNGYVNYLNEKGAELLGKSAPLLLGRMVWERAPHLKKTPLFKYVNQAKSSMQPETFQWQDPAKDMWYQVKAFPSDELISIFFTDISSIKHNENKMHHQATHDSLTGLPNRLALSQALGELLGNDQIKDFKLGLLFIDLDGFKAVNDTLGHDRGDDLLIAVSKRLRSVVRNSDIVARLSGDEFVITLPYIADQDTAFNVGRKVVDAVSKKPFELGDKKIYVGASVGVALFPEDSQDVEGLLKHADIAMYQAKQAGKNTVRMFHANMSAALQIKVDLENDLHEAILNDRIELHYQPRFNSDGSICSVEALARMRSRSGELIPPAQFIPIAEETGLIIPMGEQVLRKACRWVQDTNKKLKKPISVSVNVSGIQLLDGQLCATVEKVLKLSGLAPEMLELELTETVLMQNQDAVLQDLNKLHALGVILSIDDFGTGYSSLATLHRMPVQSIKLDRSFVSDLPDKVDSVVLSRTVLAMAKALGLKVVAEGVETSEQRDFLIDAGVPELQGFGLARPMTADDSRQFVWAQQITSDSAKKILV is encoded by the coding sequence GTGAGCCTGAGCAATGTGCTGGATGACCCCATGGTCAATGAGTTACTGGAAAGTGACTCGGTTCGCCATGCGATTGTGGGTCACTTTGGCGAGGAACTGAGCCTGGTGGCCGCGAGCAAATTCTTCCGGCAACATGTAGGGTTCAAATCGGGTAGTGAATTGCTGGTCAACCGCTACGGCATGTCGGTTTACCGAGCCCTCTCCAACGCCCTGCTCAAGAACCAGGGTTGGACAGGCCATGTCAAAGTGCGCTCCCAGTGGTTTCGTTTGCAAATGTTGGCCCACAGTGGCTTCGGTATTCTGTGCGAGCAGGATGCTGCTGAACACAAGGGATTGGCTGGGGAACAGATTATTGCAAAGGTCGGCCCCGCCCTCTCCACGAACAACAAATCAATGCCAGCAAGTGTTTTGCTGGTGGTGGATGACAAGGGAACAATCAGAAACACCAGCCCTTCGCTGGAAGAGTTTCTCGGGCAGAGCAGCGAGCAGCTTCGACAGGTGGATGCAGCAAACCTGGTTTTTCGCACCGACGTCGGACAATTCAAGCGCCTGCTTGATCAAGTGAAGTATCAAACCACTTCTGCAGACGGTTCATTTCGCTTGCGCAACATTCACAACGACGTGGTGTACTTCGACTGGACCGCCGCATGCAGCGGTGGGGATGTGATGCTGATCGGTCGCTCCAGCAACATTCACCTGGAAGAAGCACTGGTCAAAAGTGAAGAACGGATCAACAACATTCTTGAATCAATGGACGATGCCTTTTTTGCCATCGACATGAACGGCTATGTGAACTACCTGAACGAAAAAGGTGCGGAGCTTCTGGGGAAAAGTGCCCCCCTTCTGCTGGGCAGAATGGTTTGGGAACGCGCCCCCCATTTGAAAAAAACTCCCCTGTTCAAATACGTGAACCAGGCCAAGAGCAGCATGCAACCCGAAACATTTCAGTGGCAAGACCCAGCCAAGGACATGTGGTATCAGGTGAAAGCATTTCCCAGCGATGAACTGATTTCAATCTTCTTCACTGACATCAGTTCCATCAAGCACAATGAAAACAAGATGCACCACCAGGCTACCCACGATTCACTGACGGGTCTGCCAAACAGGTTGGCCCTCTCACAGGCGCTCGGGGAGTTGTTGGGCAACGACCAGATCAAGGATTTCAAACTGGGTTTGCTGTTCATTGACCTTGACGGCTTCAAGGCGGTGAACGACACGCTGGGCCACGACCGCGGCGACGACCTGTTGATTGCGGTCTCCAAGCGGCTTCGAAGCGTGGTTCGAAATTCCGACATTGTGGCGCGCCTGTCAGGTGACGAATTTGTCATCACCCTACCCTACATCGCAGACCAGGACACCGCATTCAATGTGGGCCGGAAGGTGGTTGATGCGGTGAGCAAAAAACCGTTCGAACTGGGTGACAAGAAAATTTATGTCGGTGCTTCAGTGGGCGTCGCCCTGTTCCCCGAAGATTCGCAAGATGTGGAAGGGCTGCTCAAGCACGCAGACATCGCCATGTACCAGGCCAAACAGGCTGGCAAGAACACTGTGCGCATGTTTCACGCCAACATGAGTGCCGCACTACAAATCAAGGTTGACCTTGAAAATGATTTGCATGAGGCCATACTGAATGACCGAATCGAATTGCATTATCAGCCGCGATTCAACTCGGATGGTTCCATTTGCTCAGTTGAAGCATTGGCTCGCATGCGATCCCGGTCTGGTGAACTGATTCCCCCTGCGCAATTCATTCCTATTGCCGAAGAAACCGGTTTGATCATCCCCATGGGTGAACAGGTCTTGCGAAAGGCATGCCGCTGGGTTCAAGACACCAACAAGAAACTTAAAAAACCAATCAGTGTGTCGGTGAATGTGTCAGGAATCCAGTTGCTGGATGGTCAACTGTGCGCCACCGTTGAAAAGGTTCTGAAGCTGAGTGGGCTCGCGCCTGAAATGCTTGAACTTGAATTGACGGAAACCGTGCTGATGCAAAACCAGGATGCTGTGCTGCAGGATTTGAACAAACTACACGCACTGGGTGTGATTTTGTCCATTGACGATTTCGGCACAGGCTATTCCTCACTGGCTACCTTGCACCGCATGCCCGTGCAATCCATCAAACTGGACCGATCCTTTGTCAGCGACCTGCCCGACAAAGTAGACAGCGTGGTTCTCTCGCGCACGGTGCTGGCCATGGCCAAGGCACTGGGTTTGAAAGTGGTCGCTGAAGGTGTGGAAACTTCGGAGCAACGTGATTTTCTCATTGATGCGGGAGTACCCGAGCTTCAAGGTTTTGGCCTTGCGCGGCCCATGACAGCTGACGACTCCCGGCAGTTTGTGTGGGCACAGCAGATCACGAGCGATTCGGCCAAGAAAATTCTGGTTTGA